In Vespula pensylvanica isolate Volc-1 chromosome 2, ASM1446617v1, whole genome shotgun sequence, the genomic window GAATATAATTCGCTTTCGTTTGtgaataattatgatatttagatattttttgaagaattttttatagaaaatacgaAGTATAAGGTATATCGAAAGAGATAGGCGCGGTAAATATTCCATAAACGAAGGATGTGCACCATCCGATGCGAATCCAACTTTCGCCGAAACGGATTCCTCCCACTGACCCACTACATCGGATGTTATTCACGATAACAGCTGCTAGCAAATTGTTATCTTACGTTTCTACAGTTACTATGTATAAGAAacgaattatttgaaaataaaattaaattcgaatcgattaaGGAAATCGAATTTGAACatttttctacttatttttgtttttattattaacacttGCAGATCAAACATTTTATTGCTAACCATACCTAGtagacatatttttttttgtatcaaatatttttaaattatttgtaatttgttaATAGTTAAGAAACATCGtcgtgttaaatatttattttcaagaaatattttaatattgtgtatatgtattttcaatataaatttgtacgtcattaaaatatttctaaagtataatatttagtAAAGCATTCAAGTAAGTGAAGTGAAACATTATGAAACTTACAAATATAAcgtgtttgattttttttttttgccattcgtaatatatatgtgcgatCTCTACATGAAGTTTTATAAGCAATATTTGAAGGTCTGTTGCGCCTTTCTAAATCTATtgatttttctgtttctgcAGGAGTAAGCCAATTTTTTGTcacttcgaaaagaaaatttttatattgtattttacttTGAAGATTCAGTATTctatatgaatttaaaaaatgatatttaatcaaataaacCGTCTAATTGTTACTAATTGTTAGtgcattatatttcattattcgtCCGTAATTTGTTAATAGAATGTAAAAGTACATAATGCTAAcagatatattatcttatataatattaattgcaaaaatgtaaatatgcaaatatatatttacatttgcaCGTATTGATTATAttgataagaaagataaagaaaaatgatacttggtataaaaatgtattacgtAGTTTGTtctaagaatattaaatattctgaaaatatattcttcattttacACGTGTGCATCGTGCATATTTCTTTCAGAATatatcagttttttttttattactgtaATTACTATcgcttatattttatacagagTGTTGTAGAATAAGTAggtaatattttagaaataattttagaatatcTAAACTATTAATATagttcatataaatatttctaattctacttagattttaaaaatcaattactcgtttttgaaaatttttatatacaacgCATCCTAAAACTTACAATTGACTtttgagagaatgaaaaaggacaaaatttTGAGATGATAATTCCTCTGTCATTTTTCTCCCCGGTTATACTTCACTGATTGTgagttatttaataataaagtcgACCAATCCCGTACACTCTGCTATGCAGTATTATTTGATCAAATTAATCGAATGATTGAATGACGAGAGAAGCATACTATTCATTGTTACTTTCGTGTAACATACCAATCTATATTGCAAGCTTCCCACAGCTCGTTGTCGAGCTAggatatttttctacttttttcgaGTCTCTGATATTTTGAGACCCTTCTCAGGTACTTTTAAATGTTAGATGATTTTTAGTTTATGTGTGAATATCTAATAAATGATTATCAATGAATATTACGATTATCAACGCAAACTTGGTCGATCTAATTGTTAAATAACTCAGTAAATAATGATCGATGAGAAACTCATCGTagtttttttcatcttttctttcatctctcaattatctatttttgAACACACTGtatagattaatttttgtcGAGTTAGTAAAACTACAAGACTAGAAACTTTCGGGCCAGGttgtattttcatatatatttatttatttgtatattatatatctttttttctttactttattttttacttatttatctttctttactttatatcttatttaatttactttatatttactcgtgtatttttttcatattatatataacattatctttcctttattttttgtttttcatgaattttttgtttgtttgcatATTATGACGTTTCTTACATATTGTAACTTATTTGATTTGTATAAACATTCGAAACTTCATTATTAACTTATATAAAAACTCCTTTCTACATTTTGATCAAACAAGATTGATAAATCAATTGTAatacactttttatttctaattagaaaaaaaaaatacatttgaaTTACATGCTTCACTGTACGTATaaacgtgtatgtataaattacgCCCGCGTAagtataaaaaacaaatctttcAAATCGAAGACGTGCGCACGCACATTCTCATGTAACAGATTCATTAAAAGAGCACGTTTGATATGACTAATTCATTTCGAACGGCACGCATCATGCGATTGGTCTCTTTATCCTCGTCTCCTCTTTAACAATCTTTTTCCGTTATTTCAGAGCGATCGTTTAGAATCATGATTCACTAAAACGCTGGCGCGTTTAACGACtctataaaagataattcgaGAAATCGTTCGTGCGATCTCCCGTACTTTTTATCCATATTAGAAAACGTTTGTATTTCGCAAAAAATCATATTCTACGATTGATTCTACGAactttcttaataataatcgcgtgaacgatatattttataattaaaggaaaataaatattaaaacaaagaaaaaatttacttctttcttttctttttagttttctctTAAACAAGATGTTGAATTGCAgactaaatattttcttactttgAATGTTTCTcccattattattacatttaaataattagttaacgatatttaattacattgaaatatattataaatttttagttGCAAGTCAGATATTTTCTTACTTATAATGTTTCGTACATTATCTCTATActtcgataattatataattatatttataactatatatatgtagattgTTTAAATAGTAAAGAATATCGAGTTtgctcgaaaataaaaattcttctttcattcattgTCATTCTCTTGAAATACGTAGGAAACGTCCTTCGGAAGATCGACTGTTGCAATGTTGTCGCTCGAtcggattaaaaaaataagagataaaaaaatatatctatatatatataaaaattgaaattgaattgAAATTTCTCGCGCGTCCGAAGGACGTCCTACAACGACAGCGAAGACAACTTTGTCCGAGCGTTCATCACTGACCCACATACAGGTAACAGTAACGGTGggttctatataaaaatgctTTTACTGTGTCAATGACATTTTTCGAACGTGCCAGCCAacatttacacatacatatatatatatatatatatatatatatatatccaagtatatacacgtattgtcttataaaaacgagaaagaaattatgaaaGTTCGTATAgaaaggatatataaataacaaagaaaaaaataaataaataagaatcttCCTTTTGGATATAAATATTgtgatttttgattttttttctttaatatatgaaCCTTTTTGTTtgtacttattattttataggtaACGATACCAAAGAGTAGAAGATAGAGCATGCTAATTAAAAGATGGACCTCATCGAGCTGTATCATCCTATTTTGTCTCATTGGCACGATATCAAATACCTTCGGTACGTGAAAACTATTTCAactattgttttattatctatctttagttagagaataatattattattatcaacgtACTTGACATTgtttagatatttctttaaaaagtaGTAAGTATGAAACGTTTCATTGTCATGAGTTTTCCTtgtcattcttttctctcgtaatagatgcttcaaagaaatttatacCGTTTAATTtctgagaaaatgaaagaattatttctttgttgttatttatttgaGAATCGGTAATTAGGAAAGAATCttagtaattattttatcttttatgttttatattaatttattctaaaGAAGATAAGGAAACTTAATCAAAttatgttagaaaaaataatgagttaaaaaaagatattattgattatttagtaattataatatgtcttatgttatagatatattttgtgtaaacgaaaaaaggaaagacgaaagacgaaagaaattaataattatgttaaaagaacgaaagcgTTAAGGTCCacgaatgaatattattaattattcaataattctttatgtcttttttatatataaattttgtgtgaacgaaagaagaaatcaaaaacaaacgaaataaatcgtcaattaataattacgttaattcgaattttaacAAGTTTGCTATAAAGGTTCATATGATATTGTTTCATTAACTGTACAAAGGCCGATCGACTAGTCACCGGTAGGATTACGCTGATCTAAGCTAATGTACTAATTAGGTAACTAGTTAATTCTTTTGTATATAGGAAACCCGATCCGGGAAAGGCAGAAACGAGAAGCGGAAATTGCCGCGACAAATTGGACGAAACTAGCGGACGAATGGctaaaagagagagcaagagccTCGGAAAATTTTGATGTTGCACTTTTACCCTTTAATAATAGATTTCGAAAACTACCACCAACCGCAGATAATATCGTTGTTAACGAAACTAATCCCGATCGATTAGCACGGgtaagaaattattctttttgctttttttttttttttttctttctttctttttcctttttcttttcaatttattttcctccTGAGTAATCTGAGATATGTtgtcataaaattattaacatattatcGTGCACAATTACACGTACATACCTTGcattttatttgtatcaaTCACGAGAATAAACGTAActcaataacaaataataataattactattttctGAACCTTTTAAATGTGAATATTTGTttagaatgaatttttttatatttcaatttatctaatataatgttttattaagaATGTCAtatgttgaaataattttgatatacgaatattcataattaatatatattttggaaatgttatttttaaataattccttAAATTGAATATTCAACGAGACAATGTGTGTAAGTTTTAATTGTAAACGAATCAtaagtaatttaaattttatgccaaaagaaaataattagctATTAATCATGATATATgagcaataataaaatatctaatatccAATGTCTTAATACTGCAAGTAccgtatttaaaattaaattgtcgAAAATGATTagtttcatataaataaagttataaaacaatataaatataattctttactttgcttgaaaatattttagttttaattttgaaatacttgaaatattttaaaaaacagAGAAGACTCATCCCAGATCCGTTAGcctgattttcttttactctctctcgaattaattatcgatttttatttaactctcTCGTATATCGTAAGTGATAGGCACACGttaaagtttttaaaaaaacaaaaatttatcggCCCAACATTAACTTTGTTTTATGCAACACTGTAGTGTCACCAACTCTCACTTTCAGTGCCAAAATACTTTCACCGTGGCAACAGATAGAATTGCGAGTACGTAACTAGCTtcttgtatatgtgtacatgcatatatatatatatatataaatatgtacacatatatatttatgtatacacttatgtatttacatatatacaagtgTTTTGGCGGCAATGACATTGCTGTCGTGAAAGTTTCACGATAATCGAAGATCACATGATCTTaaggaatgaaataaaaattctttatttaacaaaaagtatttgtaaaaattaaatccaATGCTtaagaaaaactttcttttgcttttagtTTAATTATTCACGAATGCTATGGGACATGGAAAGCGTACAACCGAGCGGACACCTGTCATTATTCGTGGATAAGGCATTGAAGTTACTCGATTTAAGGCAAGTGATGACGGAAGTTGAAACTTCGGTGATGTCAAAGGTTTCATGTACGGCATGTAAAGTCGGTGCTGGTTTGCttcagaattatataaaaaatggcaAGAGTGATAAAGAGATCATGGGGAGTATATATCAATTCTGTGTCTCCCTTAATATACAAAGTCCACGGGTTTGTGAAGGTGTCACTTTGGTATTTGGAGTAAGTAATtcttctcgtaaaaaaaattatttattaattataaatattaattataattaacaatatataaaacaacagataatatttacatttgatcatatatatttatggattttatattaatataaataataaaaaatatgttgtatttttcttttcttttttttttttttttttaggccGAAGTAATTTATGTTTTAAAACAAGTTGACATGGGTCCATCTCAAATTTGTAGTTTCGTTATCGGTGATGCTTGCGAGGATGCTTATAATCCTCTGCACGAATGGGAAGTAGCTTTTCCACCTGTAAAGAAACCACCAGTAAAACCACCTGTACCACCGCAAGAAAATGCACCAACATTCAAAGTTTTACATCTTTCCGATACTCACTTTGATCCTTATTATCAAGAAGGTGCAAACGCTGATTGTAATGAACCATTATGCTGCAGACTTACGAATGGAGCTCCTTTAATACCATCAGCTGCAGCAGGCAGGTGGGGTGATTACAGAAAGTGTGACACTCCAAAAAGAACTGTCGATCATATGTTGAAACATATCGCTGAAACACATCCCGTaagttaattatttaagttttaataaactttattttattgatataaatatatatgattgtgttgttataagaaatgtttattataggatatcgattatatattatggaCCGGTGATTTACCACCTCACGATGTATGGAATCAgacaagagaagagaatctTAAGGTTCTACATGATACCGTTATGCAAATGATTCAAATGTTCCCAGGTGTACCTATATTTCCAGCATTAGGAAACCATGAAAGTGCACCGGTTAATAGGTACGTTTCGTGCgtaaagaattctttttttcttttctttttatgtaatataaccTTGAgtatttgttgtttctttttttttctctttttagctTTCCACCACCCTTCGCACCCGAAGAAAATAGTATATCGTGGCTCTACGATGCACTGGATAAACATTGGAGACGTTGGTTACCTGCTGGTGTCTCACATACGGTTCGAAGAGGGGCCTTTTATTCGGTCTTGGTGCGGCCAGGATTTCGAATTCTCTCTGTGAATatgaattattgtaataataaaaattggtGGCTTTTAATTAACAGTACCGATCCAGTTAGTGAATTGCAATGGCTCGTCTATGAACTACAAGGTGCTGAAATGAACGGTGAAAAGGTACATATAATTGGTCATATACCTCCTGGTCACTCGGATTGTTTGAAAGTATGGTCCAGGAATTATTATCACATAATCAATCGGTTGGTATAACGTGTAACGTTTtgaacaatttgaaaaaaaaaaaagaaaatatctttaatttctACGTCGGAaatcattttgattttaataattagatatgAATCTACCATTACGGCACAATTTTTCGGACACACGCATTACGACGAGTTTCAAGTATTCTACGATACTCAAGATCTTCGAAGAGCTTTAAGTATAGCTTATTTAGGACCTTCAGTAACACCTTATTACGATCTCAATCCGggatatcgaatatattacgTTGATGGAGATCATCCAAAAACAACTAGGGTAAGATGGTGAtttgaaacaatatttatctatgaataatgattttatttttattttctagatGGTCGTCGATCATGAGAGTTGGGTGATGAATTTAAAAGAGGCAAATCTTTATGATTATCCTATCTGGAGTAAAATGTACAGTGCTAGACAAGCATATCAAATGGCATCGCTCCTCCCAAAGGATTGGGATtcgttaatcgataaaatgtcTAACGAACCTTCTCTTTTTGATCTTTATTACAAGTAATATTAACACTTTTATAATCGATACATTTTTAGACAGATTTCATCCTTCGTAAAGATCAATCggtcaatatattttaaattcaattataaattgaatttaaattcaAAATGATCTTTATTTGTTACAGacattattataagaattcTCCTGTACGACCGTCGTGTGACGACGAATGTCGGAAACGTCTATTGTGCGATCTAAGAAGTGGGAGAAGCCATGATCGTAAAGCATTGTGCCAAAGCATCGAATCAAGAATCGACAATGAAACGAGAACAGGATGGAGAGCATGGATCTATAGCGGTTTGGCA contains:
- the LOC122627412 gene encoding sphingomyelin phosphodiesterase, giving the protein MLIKRWTSSSCIILFCLIGTISNTFGNPIRERQKREAEIAATNWTKLADEWLKERARASENFDVALLPFNNRFRKLPPTADNIVVNETNPDRLARFNYSRMLWDMESVQPSGHLSLFVDKALKLLDLRQVMTEVETSVMSKVSCTACKVGAGLLQNYIKNGKSDKEIMGSIYQFCVSLNIQSPRVCEGVTLVFGAEVIYVLKQVDMGPSQICSFVIGDACEDAYNPLHEWEVAFPPVKKPPVKPPVPPQENAPTFKVLHLSDTHFDPYYQEGANADCNEPLCCRLTNGAPLIPSAAAGRWGDYRKCDTPKRTVDHMLKHIAETHPDIDYILWTGDLPPHDVWNQTREENLKVLHDTVMQMIQMFPGVPIFPALGNHESAPVNSFPPPFAPEENSISWLYDALDKHWRRWLPAGVSHTVRRGAFYSVLVRPGFRILSVNMNYCNNKNWWLLINSTDPVSELQWLVYELQGAEMNGEKVHIIGHIPPGHSDCLKVWSRNYYHIINRYESTITAQFFGHTHYDEFQVFYDTQDLRRALSIAYLGPSVTPYYDLNPGYRIYYVDGDHPKTTRMVVDHESWVMNLKEANLYDYPIWSKMYSARQAYQMASLLPKDWDSLIDKMSNEPSLFDLYYKHYYKNSPVRPSCDDECRKRLLCDLRSGRSHDRKALCQSIESRIDNETRTGWRAWIYSGLALSMSVVMAIPRFAYNLPKYVLGLG